Proteins co-encoded in one Malus sylvestris chromosome 7, drMalSylv7.2, whole genome shotgun sequence genomic window:
- the LOC126630205 gene encoding uncharacterized protein LOC126630205 — protein MPTLPKFVVLKSNYNNKYLRFNTIDADENLKRIMPAARYINFTGEEAGSEHTKFEVEKAKSIGNEGLVHIRCCYNNKYWVMPACGYTQIVAGADEPEEDKSKFSCTLFEPVYEDDDGLPVDDSRSANSIVLRFRHAHNGKYLALVQNDPNDKYWGFMYTYGESPSQRFMDVFIVIDWESLVLIKILPKHVAFKGANGHYLGARLIDQYPSLLQFESTDIEDPSAGNEVFTNADGTVRIKSDSSGKFWRLTEDDWICADSDDSTNDDSHTLFWPIKVGDSAIALRNMQNKKFCKRFTTSTITSGLNANVSTIDKEAYLEVEEVFPLRRDISNITLHLDRARIYNQNVVNLAMGELVNHSNESYPMELKFSYIETRNSTWNYSSVSSILKLCGLKSSTHTEVPVIADDKKLTIGFTGAVQFGETETVTSSVKDAFYKYVLPAMTKVMVRFVAAEASCDVPFSYTQRDTRTSGEIITSNIDDGVYNGVNTFDFKFESTEEKLS, from the coding sequence ATGCCAACATTGCCGAAGTTTGTGGTGCTCAAGTCGAACTACAACAACAAATACTTACGATTCAATACTATAGATGCAGATGAGAATCTGAAGCGAATCATGCCGGCTGCAAGGTATATTAATTTCACAGGAGAGGAAGCAGGGAGCGAACACACAAAATTTGAAGTGGAGAAGGCAAAGAGTATTGGGAATGAGGGACTAGTACACATTAGATGCTGCTACAACAATAAATACTGGGTGATGCCTGCTTGTGGTTATACTCAGATTGTTGCTGGTGCTGATGAACCAGAGGAAGACAAATCCAAGTTCTCATGTACCTTGTTCGAGCCTGTCTACGAAGATGATGATGGCCTCCCAGTTGATGATTCCAGAAGTGCTAATTCTATAGTACTCCGATTCCGCCATGCCCACAATGGAAAGTACTTGGCCTTGGTGCAAAACGATCCGAATGACAAATACTGGGGTTTCATGTACACGTATGGGGAATCTCCTAGCCAGAGGTTTATGGATGTGTTCATAGTCATTGACTGGGAATCGTTGGTGCTAATCAAGATACTTCCCAAGCATGTGGCGTTTAAGGGTGCTAATGGTCACTACCTCGGTGCCCGCCTGATCGACCAATACCCAAGTTTGCTGCAGTTCGAATCCACTGACATTGAAGATCCATCGGCAGGAAACGAGGTCTTCACCAATGCTGATGGCACCGTTCGCATAAAGTCCGATTCCTCAGGAAAATTCTGGAGGCTCACCGAGGATGACTGGATATGCGCCGACTCAGATGACTCTACCAACGACGATTCCCACACATTGTTTTGGCCCATCAAAGTAGGCGACAGTGCCATTGCCCTCCGCAACATGCAGAACAAGAAGTTTTGCAAGAGATTTACCACTAGCACAATTACAAGCGGTCTTAATGCAAACGTCTCCACTATCGACAAAGAGGCATACTTGGAGGTGGAAGAGGTTTTTCCCTTAAGGAGAGATATCAGTAATATTACTCTCCATCTCGACCGTGCAAGGATTTACAACCAAAACGTTGTCAATTTAGCCATGGGTGAACTCGTTAACCATTCTAATGAATCTTACCCTATGGAATTGAAGTTTTCCTATATAGAAACTAGGAACAGTACTTGGAATTACTCCAGTGTCTCGTCGATTTTGAAGTTGTGCGGCCTCAAGAGCAGCACCCACACCGAAGTTCCAGTAATTGCAGATGATAAAAAGTTGACCATTGGATTTACTGGAGCAGTCCAATTTGGAGAAACTGAGACAGTCACAAGTAGTGTAAAGGATGCTTTTTATAAGTATGTTCTGCCAGCAATGACTAAGGTAATGGTGAGGTTTGTAGCAGCTGAGGCTTCATGTGATGTTCCCTTCTCTTACACCCAGCGCGACACTCGTACGAGTGGGGAAATAATTACCAGCAACATAGACGATGGAGTTTATAATGGTGTGAATACCTTTGATTTCAAGTTCGAGTCCACAGAAGAAAAGCTTTCATGA